GTAAGAGCTCCTAATAGCTGTACCATTGTCTGGAAATATGGAAAGAAGTttcattcagaatatattttctgTGTACCTAAAAGGTGTCAGACAATATGCTGAGTgctagggatacagcagtgagcaaaatgGACCCTCTCTCTGTTCCTCCTTACACATAACTACAGTCTGTCAGAACTACAAATGTTAAAAGTggctaggaacttccctggcagtccagtggttaagacttcgccttccaacgcagggggtacaggttcgatccctggtcggggagctaagatctcacacgcctcgtagccaaaaaaccaaaaatgaaaaaacagaagcaatattgtaacaaattcaataaggacttcaaaaatggtccacatcaaaaaaatcttagggaaaacccccccaaaaaacctggCTAgccatttggttaaaaaaaaaagaaaaaaagaagaagttggAATCCTAACCCACAACATCAAAGTATATGGCAGGTGTTCTACACATACGCTTTAGAATTACAGGCAGGGCATGCTACCTTGATTACTTGTCTTCTTATACGAGTTTAGGTATTTACTAAGCATGAAATTGTATAAGAAATTCAGAATTTATGTTTTTTGCAAtatctttatatctttaattCTATAAATTTAATTCTAGCATTGGGGCATTATATAGAGAATATAAAGTTAATTAATATTTCACACTCTTTAAGCTCTCCCACCCCCCTTTCTAATATATTTGACATACctgtaaaatatttcttatagtgGTCTGGATTTCTAAATTTTGGCTTGATAGTCCTCTGGCTTGACTGGTTAACTCATACATCATGTCATCATATAATCTCACAGTCTGTGAAAACAAAGCAGGTCATAAACAGTAGTAACAGAAgtcattaaaaaaggaaaggcgtatctttaaagaaataaattagattTGATTTTGCATTATTAACAGCTACGGGATATTGTCTAGTGTAACAACCGCAcctaataaagttaataaaatatatattttgtatagtgTTTCTatagtatttctattttttgtatACTATTTTTCTACAATAGaatctccttaaaaaaaaagcctccaaCAAAAATTGATTTGTCTTCCATTTCTGTGATTTGAATCTACTTAATAACATCCATAAAAAAATATCACTCAAAGTTCATTTTTTGGTGATGTAACAAAAGTGCTACTCTtacacttaaataaataaaagatgatatCTTAACCAATCAACATCCATGTGAACATTTACAAGGATATTTTCTGGTAGTGGTAATGAATTTGTGCTGAATTGCCTATTCACTTGTTTTCTAACCAGTTCCCCTTTCTGACCAACTCAAAATACTGTTCCTGGGTTAGAGACATAGTACGTGACCTCAGAACTAAGTGTTTTTGTCTGTGAAACATTAGCCAACCTAAGATCTTAATACTCTCAACAAGTTAAATGGCCTAAACACTACACTACAAGAATAACCATAGTCAGCAACACACTGTAACTAAAGAGGGTACTGCTTCCCATAAGCCTGTTAACACTCAACATCTCGTTTTCATCTATATACTAGCCGGACCTTTTTTTGGCAGTCAAGAACaaattttaagaaactttttaGATAGAGAACAATCGAGTGAATATGAGTAAAAGGAGTTCTGATAATTATTTGTTTCAAAGCTAAACTTAGAAATCCATTCAAGTAAGAGATAAGttatcataaaaaaaaatgtttcattttgtcACCAAAGTATGTTTAGttcccacaattaaaaaaaaaagttatgactCTGCTTTTCAGAGAAAAGGTATACCACATATATCTAAAAGGTAACAATGCAGCTGGTGaatctgatattttcttttaagttactTGATTTTACCAATATTCCAGCCATTTTTATTCTGAGGCTTCTTTAATAAATTTTGGCTCCATTtttccagaaaatgaaatttaacaattattaataaattctacagagaagataaagaaagagaCTTAACTAACTTCATCATCCATCCCAATTTTCAATGAATAGCTTTAAAATACAAGAGTATTTAAAACCAACTACAAATAATGTAAATTCAATTAGTAAAGGATCCATAGTCtctgaaaatatgttttttaatcaCCTAATGATCATACTGACACCATCATATTCTCACATAAGAtctatttttaactattttatttgtatttcaaataTGTGAtacattgggaattccctggcagtccagtcgttagcacttggcactttcactgctgtgggctcgggttcaatctctggtcggggaactaagatcccacaagcctcgcagcacaaccaaaaacaaaaaaagtgatacattaagaaattaagaataaatgGTCTAAAACTGAGGCCAGATCTTAACAGCCTTTATAACAAGTAAATTGattaagataataatagtactataCCTTTGGAAGCACTTGTGAAAAGAAAGTCTGTTCCAATGTCAGGTGGTTCATATGAGGTAAAAACATTTCTACAATAATTTTCAGAATTTCTATAAAGGAAAATAGTAACATATTTTGTAGCAATATTAAGTCATGTCAGCCAACAAAGGTCACTACCCTTTCCCAGATTTGAGAATATGTAAATACTAGCAATCAAAAGCTTTGTACAGTTTCAAAATGCCATATTCTATGTAGAGAAGCTATTAACAGTTAAACAAcctgaaataatagaaaaattttaaaaaacaaaacaaaacaatgtatgTGTACAGCAACTGAAGATCAGTTAATGGATGTGGGTACATCTACTGAATAGGATCTGCTATCATTAAAATGATTGTTAGAGATCGTTTAAAACCATGAAAAAATGTCCACGATACATTaagctaaaatgaaaaaacttCCAAATAGTGTAATTCCaatcttaatatatatataaacatgtatatacaAAGAATAACCGATAGGCTGGCAGGAATATATAGAATCAAGATGAGAATATCCTATGCCAAAATCTTAAACATTTCAGATTAATGattgttttattatcttttatgtttttctgcatgttacaaattttctataatgaatatgTACAACTCTCATACACAGGATAAAAAGTaactgttccttaaaaaaatcagaCCCCACAGGCAGCACACAGATCCAAGATTATAAACAAATATTCCACAACCAAGTGAAATGTAAAtagaaaactcaaaatatatGAGTAAACTCTACCTCTCCtcctaactaaataaataaattacgtCAAGTAAGATTAATGAAGACAGATGAAGAAAGTCAACTTTTCCAAATGACAAATTTGTCATGCCTAAACAATCAGCCTTTTGTAACTtagaaagtattttctaattgacACTAAACATGTTAAGAGGCTGAAAGTTATTAAGTAGACTgcaaattatgttttatattgGCCTAACCAGTTTAACAACTAACATTTACAATTtacaatgtggggcttccctggtggcacagtggttgagagtccgcctgccgatgcaggggacacgggttcgtgccccggtccgggaagatcccacatgccgcggagcggctaggcccgtgagccatggccgctgagcctgcgcgtcccgagcctgtactctgcaatgggagaggccacaacagtgagaggcccacataccgcaaaaaaataataataataaaataaaataaaataaaatttacaacgTGCTTATACACACATTATCAAACAGAACACTTTTGGTATCTAtccaaaatggaatttaaaacttTAAGTACTGTAATTTGAAGTAATTTGGTCATTTTAAGTAACTGAAGATTACAAAGGCTGTAACGCTACAATAGGAAGAATAAACTTAAAGGGTATACAAAACTATATTTAAGTTTAAAGGGAATACGAAACTGGGATATGTGGGACTCAGGCCTTAAAGACATCAAAGTAATCGTACAATTAAGATAATTTTACTTACGAATATGCTCAAGCCAACTGTCAGAATGCTGATACATAGAgtaaaaaaattaaggaagataCTAGGATCAGTAGTAAGATATTCACTACtgagaacagattttaaaaggacCCTTCTTGAAGTTTAAGCAATGATCAGTAAGAGATTGAAATTAGACTCAAATTACTGGCTTAATTTTGCTGTAAAAAATGTAATGCTTACTAGgtataatgaaatataatgaaaatactttaaggaaatgttttcaaaatcGCTCAGGGATAaacttatcttttcaaattgtgtgTAGTTATGACTTATTTCTGACAGATGAGAAACAGTCTATAATGATCCATGGGTTTCTGGTTTCTGAAACAGAAATTTCTTCCTCCTCAGCACTTCTATAGTACTTTACTTGCACCTGTCTTAAGTCACTGATCAACTCTTATCTTCTCATGTTACTAGCATATCTATCTTACCACCTAATCAGACAGAAACTCTTCTGCACATAGAAGCTTACAAATACGTCATAATAAATTATGCTATGTTCATTACAAACGTTAATGGTAATCACATTATAAACTATACACTTTTCTACCGTTCAGAATTGTTAGAAATGTTTTCctgtaaaaataatatacaaattattaaagtatgtatcaataagaaaaatgaataagccATAACTCTGTCACAGTAATACAGGAAttgattctttttctgaaatcttACTTTGCATATACATCTTACAGCAGCAATCAAAATGAAATATAGTCATTAACTCATTTTAGTTCAGTAGGGTAGAATTTGCATCGTGGATCAATTTCAGTAAAGGTCAAAAAAATTCTAGCCTCTTCCAAAATTAAACATAAGTTATAATTATGCAGACATGCAGGTAAAGACTGgaaaataagggacttccctggcagtccagtggttaagactccgcgcttccactgcagggggcacaagtttgatccctggtcgggggactaagatcccgcaggccgagcggcgcggccccccgcccccgcaaaaaaaagaaagactggaaaATAACGTGTGAAAtgcaaaacatgaaaataattatgtttggGTGATGGAGTTActgaaaatttctttcatttgtagAAAAAGTGCTGAAGTAAAaccaaaagctgaaaaaaaatttatctaaTGAGATTTTCAGGCAGTTTTAAAACATGACAATGTCTTTTAGCCCTTCACTGAAtggttactatgtgccaggtactattctaggtgctggagaaAACAAAATTCCTGCCTTTATGAACTTTACAGTACAGtgaggaaaagtaaaaagaaaacaaagtaaacaagATAATTTCCATTAAGGTTGCTTCTGCTCTTTAGAAAACTGAACAGGGCAATGAGATAAGTATTACAGACTGGGTTTGGGAGAACCACCTAAGACTGAGGACACTGAAAATGGCTTGCTGGcgtgacatctgagctgagatctgaataaTGAGATGGACAAAAGGCTGAGAGAAGAACTACGCTGAAGGATCAGCAAAAATGAAGATCCTGAGGTAGGTGAGCTTCATGTATATGTGGACAGAGTGTAGTGAGCTAGGTAAGCGAGGAAAAGGCTTAGAACATGAGGAGCCTTGAAGGTaaaagtttagattttattcctaatttgttAAGAAGCCACTGGGGTGGAGGGAGtggtttaaaaagtaaacaacatgtttttcacttttttgtgaACTTATTTTGGAGAATGGATTATAAGAGGACGTGAGTAGAAGCAAGGGAGCTATTAACAATAGTTCAGGTGAGAGGTTATGGAGGTTTGAAAGAATGGTAGCAACCAGGATGGAGATAAGCATTTGGATTCAAGATATAGTCTAGGTCAGAAACAAAAGGACTTGCTGATtggatgtgagagagagaggactgAAGGTTTTGGCTTGTAAAACCATTTATTTAGATGAAGAAGACTGGCGGGAAGAACAGGTTTGGgttcttttgaattttaagttTGAGATGCAAAACCAGGTgagaatgttgattttttttttaaatgtaaataaacaagcttgggaattccctggtggtgcagtggttaagaatccacctgccaatgcaggggacacaggttcgagccctggtccgggaagatcccacacgccacggagcaactaagcccgtgtgccacaactactgagcctgcgctctagagcccgcgagccacaactgctgagcccacgtgccacaactactgaagcccgtgcgcctagagcccgtgctccgcaacaagaagccaccacaacgagaagcccgtgcaccgcaatgaagagcagcccccacttgccacaagtagagaaagcccgtgcgcagcaacaaagacccaacacagccaaaaataaataaatttataaaaaataaaaaaaaatagtgcttccctggtggcgcagtggttgagagtccgcctgatgatgcaggggacacgggttcgtgccgcggtccgggaagatcccacatgctgcggagcggctgggcctgtgagccatggccgctgagcctgcgcgtccggagcctgtgctccgcaacgggagaggccacaacagtgagatgcccgcgtaccgcaaaaaaaaataataataataaaaataaataaataaacaagcttGACTTTCAATTATTGAAATCCCTCTATAAGcttgagaagaaaaagaggaaccgTGTTTCTTACCTTTGTtcccccgaagcctaacactgcCTGGTACATATAATATTCTGTACCTAGTAAAATTTTTTGAGGAGGATGGCTTTTTGTTACCAAAATCAAAAATCCTTGAGGACAGCAGTTCCATGTCTACACGATAACTAAGAAAGCGCTTTGGTACCTAAGTGGGACCACCTGCCAATGCCCAGGTGAATGATTTCTATGTGACCgtaatatttatatttggcttcagctgtaaaaaattatttttgcagtGTTCAGACTCTCTCAAGTGAaggtcttgtttttcttttgagtgtAGTTTTATGTGctcaaagctgttaaaaaaaaaaattaccctttaACATGAAGGGCTAGGACTCCAGGTACATTTACAACCAAAAAAAGATTCGACTTCTAAATGACCTGCATCTGGACAACGGAGACGTTAAGTACCTCACACCCAGCAGATGAAAGCCAATTAGCAAAGGAAGCAACTCCTTCTCACCAGCAATAAACCGAAAGAGGTtcagaaaggggaggggaagaacatttgtatttactgaacatcttttACAGACTTGGCACCATGTCAGAACTACGTCCTTTAGATTCTCAAAACAGTGAGGAAGGTATTCATTTTCAccacccattttagagatgagagcTCAGAGTACCTCGCTCTCTCTACTTCATCCAGTCACCTCACCTTACAGCTCAAGTCTGAGTCCTTGCCTCTCCCCGCTCCCGCCGCCCCATGGAAAAGTACTCACGCTTAACTGCACGTACAGAGCAACTCAAAGGCCCAGAGAAATGGCAGAAAACGCCACATCCACTGCCAAAACCACTGGCAGAACACCTCTGCAAGCCCTTCGGATGACAAAGCCAGGCATGCCTTCGGTCTCGGCACCCACGGCTCTCGCACGCCCTTCCTCCCCTCGCTTACTCATCTCGCTCATcaacagagaaaggagagggttGAAGCCGCAGGAACCCAACACGGCCCTGCAGCGGGTGTGATGAGACAGGAGAGAAGGTTGGAGACAGGCCCCACACCCCTCTCTAGGTGGAAGTGACAATGAAGGATATAAGGAGCCGAGGCAGGACAGATGGCAGTTCCCGGCGGCATAGCTCCTCCGGCCAGCTACTTAATTCTTCCAGGGGAACCGCGCTCGCCGGGACAGCGCGTTCCTGAGACATGCTTTCGCCCAAGACCAAAGCTTCGAAACACTCCCGCCGGAGCCAAGACCGGAAACTCCCACCGTCCCGGCAGGCCTTGCGAGCCAAAACCATAGAGAGGAAGGGCGCCGCTTTCCTTAGTGAGCCCGGGCCCCACACGACTGGGAATAAAGCCGGGCTTGTCTGGCCCGCGGAGGCCTCGACACACTGGTGCGCGCTTTCAGTCGGGAGGGTCTGGCCGGATTACTCTGGAGCTGGGAACCTGCCGGGGAGCTAGCGTCCACAGGTCTGCATCGCTGTAACGTTGCTTTTGAGACGctttgggggaggtgagggccgGGAGTCCACAGATTTGCTACACTCCGTCCCTTGGGGCTTTGAGGTTGCACATCTGGTGTCGGGTTTGACCTGGGACTTACAGCCAGAAATGACTCCAAGCCCCGCTGTGAAATGGGATAGAAACAGGCGCCTTCCTACCCACTTAATGTGTTGACCCTACTCTGTACGTCCTATGTAATGGGGATAAAGACCCACCTGCCAGAACTGTTGTGCAAATTGAAGTAGACGGTATATTTTAAGTGTCTAGCCAGTAGATACAGAGAAGAGTCTCTTtattaagttgcttccattttctACGGATCTCCCCGCACAGTTCAGTGCCCTTATTCTGTGTCAAGCTAATCTTTACTAATTACTCCACAGTTACCTCACTCCCAGTACACTTAGAGCTGCAGGTCTCCACGAAATGTTTGTAGTGAGGTCATCTGAATGAATTTACACACATCAGAGCATACCTGTGCCTGTTTTTAAAGGGATGTTCATTTATCAAAATACAATCTTGAAGTCCTGTTACTTGAAACGGTAACAGATTGAAGAGATTCTGGCAGTTTCGGAGGTTAATATGTTTGGGCAGGGTCGTGACAGATGAAACACACTAAATAGCTAGGCTTGTCATTTCCTGCCTGAGAATTTTGGACTTTACCTTATTTCtagttgttgctgctgctgttattTTGTTCGTTTTTACGGTTTATTCTcttctccaccttttttttttttaagatgtcgggggtaggagtttattaattaatttatttttgctgtgttgggtcttcgtttctgtgcgagggctttctctagttgtggcaagcgggggccactcttcatcacggtacgcgggcctctcactatcgtggcttCTCactgtttcggagcacaggctccaaacgcgcaggctcagtacttgtggctcacgggcctagttgctccgcggcatgtgggatcctcccagaccagggctcaaacccgtgtcccctgcattagcaggcagattctcaagctctgtgccaccagggaagccctcttctgcaGCTTTTGAAACctgaagggtgtgtgtgttttcaagtCTCTTTATCTCCCTGTCCCTCCACCGCTTTCATAGAAAAGGCAGCTGCTGGGGGTGGAGCAGGGGACTGTTCAATATTACATTTACGTAAAATatgtcattttgctttttaataacaattttctttttttttctccagagctAAATTGAAAAAAGAGCAAAGACCTCTTAAAAGTCATTTGGAAATATCTCTGAATATTGTAACTGTTTATAAGCAGCTAAAGAGAAATGGATCTCCAGCAAAACTAACAGAATAATTGAAGCAGGTTTACGTGTGTGTCATCAGTTCTATCCAGAAGTTGAAGAACCTTCCTTTGAGTTTAACGATTGTGTGCATTTTATGAGAGAATGacttttcaatttaatttcaCTATAGAAGACCATCTGGAAGATGAATTAACATCCCTTGGAGATGGAGCTTTGGCCCTAGATTCCTCAGAAGAGTCTTCAGtctcagaaagacaaaaaggtaCACATAGAGACAAAAAACGTCCTACAGAACAGTTTGACCTGCTTCAGGATCATTTGTGGGAGCATAAGTCAGCAGGAAATGCAGGTCCCTCTCAAGACACAGGCAGCTCACTCAATGCAGCTAACAGTTCAAGTAGCTTGGAGCCACATGAAAAACAGCCCTGCTTTAGAGTTGCCAAAGAGCATGCTATGCCTAAAGATTTAAAGAAAGTGTTAGAAAATAAAGTCATAGAAACATTACCAGGTCTCCAGCATATGAACATATCAGTAGTGAAAACCATCTTGTTGAAAGAGAACTTCCCTGGAGAAAACATCATTTCAAAAAGCTTTTCTGCTCACTCTGATCTGATTACAGGTGTTTATGAAGGAGGTTTAAAAATCTGGGAATGTACCTTTGACCTCCTGGCATATTTTACAAAGGCCAAAGTGAAATTTGCTGGGAAAAAAGTGTTGGATCTTGGTTGTGGATCAGGGTTGCTGGGTATAATGGCGTTCAAGGGAGGTGCCAAAGAAATTCATTTTCAAGATTATAACAGTGTGGTGATTGATGAAGTAACCTTACCTAATGTAGTGGCTAACTCCACTTtggaagatgaagaaaatgatgtAAACGAATCAGATGTGAAAAGGTTCAGGAAATCAAAAGTAGCACAAGCACTATGTAAATTCCGGTTCTTTTCTGGGGAGTGGTCTGAGTTTTGTAAGCTTTTACTAAGCAGTGAAGAACGTTTTGAAAAATATGATCTCATTCTTACCTCAGAAACCATTTACAATCCAGGTTATTATGGTCCTCTGCACCAAACATTCCTTAGATTGTTAGATAAAAATGGACGGGTGCTTTTGGCCAGCAAAGCACATTATTTTGGTGTGGGTGGAGGTACTCATCTCTTTCAGAAGTTTGTTGAAGACAGGAATGTATTTGAGATGAGAACACTCGAAATAATTGATGAAGGACTAAAGAGATTCCTAATTGAGATGAATTTTAAGTACCCCAGTTAATGCCCACTGAGTgtcctaagtgaaataaacaaaataaccaaAACTTGAATGTTCGATTTCTgctttgctgttatttttttctgaaattatgatatttagttttgtttatccAAATAAGAGACCAACTATATTAGCGACATTGTACTTGCTAAGTGAGACTGAAAAAATAGTGCTCCTCAGCATTTGAAAAGAGCTCCTAGGAAATCATTTTGTGGGAAAGTTTTCTGTTCTCCACTTTCATTCAATTTGACCTTTCTACCACCTTTAGCATATAAATTTGTTCCCAGGAAAATCTGCCATTTTTTACCTCAAGTTTGAATTTCTTCCCAGTCTTTGTCAGTTTCTGTTCACATGAAGTGCCTGATCGATCACCATGCTGTTAATTCTAAAGGCATACATATGCATCACTAAATGATTCTGAATCTAAATATTAGATTGAAGGCCTTGGGTAACTAGgaagaagtttttgttttgttttatttttatattcatttatcttGTATAATAAGAATTAGAATGCTGAGCAGTTGAATTCAACATTAAGATGGAAGAAATAAGGGGAATCATGATAGAGAATATAAAGATGGTACAGAAAACTTACAGTGCTTGTAGCCCTTTTTAGCCAAGGAAGTAGGAGACCCTAGGGTCTTGGTAGGAGGAAAAAGAATAGGAAACAGAATTCCAGATTCTGGGGAGTAAAGACTCTTCACTAGTTAAGTAGGgcaaagaaggggagaaaaagtaTTTTGATTCTAATGCAAAAATGTTCACACTTAACATATCTAAAATTGGGGTCTACCTTACTGTCTAATAATTATTGTACAACTGgcagtatttttttccttcttgaaggTACCTAAAATAATGGTACGACTTGGATTCAATGAAATGTGATATTTACTGGACATCTGTTAACTAGGCACTTTGTATATATCTTGCTTAATATTTATAACCTCATAAAGTatatatcatccccattttaataATGATCATAATAGCTAACAGTTTTCAGCATTTACTATATGCAGGGTAGAAGAGATTTACATGTACTAACATATAATATTCGTAACAGCCCTGAATTAGGTTATAATAACTATCtagattttataaagaaattgagggacttccctggtggtgcagtgtttaaaaatccagctgccaatgcagggggcatgggttcgagccctggtccaggaagatcccacatgccgcggagcaactaagcccatgcaccacaactactgagcctgtgctctagagcccgcgagccacaactacagagcccgtgcaccaaaactactgaagcccacatgcctagagcccatgctccgcaacaagagaagcccccacttgccacaactagaccacatacaacaacgaagacccaacgcagccgaaaataaattaatgaacaacaacaacaacaaaaattgagACTCAAGAAAGTAAGTAATTTGATCCCAATCACATTCCTGACATTCAGAATCAGAATCTGAACTGAAGTCTTTTTAAAAGCTTCACTCTTCACCACCCCAGTAGTCTTACAATGCCTATTTTTCATCACATATATTTCTTAGCACCCTTTTATTATTCCGAAATGAAAGTCATTGTTAAAGAAACTTATTTACAcacatcattaaaaattatatgtattatacataaatccctaatgcatatatatcatatatgtgtgtatgtatgtatgtgtatatatatatatatatatatataaataaaactataatatgAAGAAAGTCATTTATAATCAAATAATTTGTATTCCATCAGGTAAATGCACAGGAGTAGCTACTGAGAGGACATGTAGTAGTCAGATGCTTTTACCTAGGATACTGTTACTGCAAGTA
This sequence is a window from Globicephala melas chromosome 1, mGloMel1.2, whole genome shotgun sequence. Protein-coding genes within it:
- the FIRRM gene encoding FIGNL1-interacting regulator of recombination and mitosis isoform X4, with translation MSQERAVPASAVPLEELSSWPEELCRRELPSVLPRLLSMYQHSDSWLEHIQILKIIVEMFLPHMNHLTLEQTFFSQVLPKTVRLYDDMMYELTSQARGLSSQNLEIQTTIRNILQTMVQLLGALTGCVQHVCATQESIILENIHSLPSSVLHVIKSTFVHCKSQTFCRLFSRRPILFKSS
- the METTL18 gene encoding histidine protein methyltransferase 1 homolog; translation: MTFQFNFTIEDHLEDELTSLGDGALALDSSEESSVSERQKGTHRDKKRPTEQFDLLQDHLWEHKSAGNAGPSQDTGSSLNAANSSSSLEPHEKQPCFRVAKEHAMPKDLKKVLENKVIETLPGLQHMNISVVKTILLKENFPGENIISKSFSAHSDLITGVYEGGLKIWECTFDLLAYFTKAKVKFAGKKVLDLGCGSGLLGIMAFKGGAKEIHFQDYNSVVIDEVTLPNVVANSTLEDEENDVNESDVKRFRKSKVAQALCKFRFFSGEWSEFCKLLLSSEERFEKYDLILTSETIYNPGYYGPLHQTFLRLLDKNGRVLLASKAHYFGVGGGTHLFQKFVEDRNVFEMRTLEIIDEGLKRFLIEMNFKYPS